The proteins below come from a single Cannabis sativa cultivar Pink pepper isolate KNU-18-1 chromosome 3, ASM2916894v1, whole genome shotgun sequence genomic window:
- the LOC115711101 gene encoding putative disease resistance protein RGA4, which produces MAEFILSPIADKIIGGLGSEAVKQISLVWGVNDELEQLTETISTIQAVLLDAEKKQSHNNQVKNWLQRLNTVVLKADDLMDEVNTQALRHQLIMSQNPLANQVCTFFSGSNQLAFRFKMSSRIEGIKKKLVAISNDKNFLLEKGLGETLSSMRVRETYSHVRHEDVIGRDEDRAVIINKLLFESCEESVPMIAIVGIGGLGKTTLAKSVFNDEQVQKHFELKIWVCVCDNFDLKSIIRSIIESAKGGSSFGDLGMELLLKKFREVLGGKQYFLVLDDIWEENRNKLLELKNLIKSDGHVGSRVLVTTRSENIAKFLTTKQQPYRLGVLDEVQSWSLFKRVAFEDGSQELDSSSIVQIGKEIVNRCKGIPLAIKTIGNLLYGKRLELQWSSFNMEFSKITEQNEDDILPTLRLSYDHLASHLKLCFAYCSLFPKDYQIEVKTLVNLWMAQGFLKLSLPSRNKCLEDAGYEWFLNLLEGSFFQDVVVDECGIITTCKMHDLMHDLAVQVAGEECITFVISNGQGNIKEATHHVSFASDTYSGREISASLAYAKNVRTLLKFFFSKDQAFCDAIISNCKFLRCLDLKRSSMKLVSNSIGKLIHLRYLDLSRNSYLKSLPNSITNLVNLQTFKLNYCSNLRKLPGDIEKLINLRHLEVSYCHDLNSLPSGLGKLKQLRYLDLSSNSGLLSLPDSTNDLLNLQTLILNRCSKLQELPRYIEKLINLKHLEIYDCDRLEYMPCGLGQLTNLQRLSKYVLMKSENSIPRHGGELKELMRLNNLRGRLEVINLSCKKDVATKYERAKLKDKQYLRSLILVWDSNVEIDETEAIVGYEMSIEGLQPHQNILELMLVNYGGVKLSNWLSSHTNLEKLTLKDCENCRYLVPLEQLQCLKHLKLENLLSLEYISNINMSEGLLGSTTTLLQSLQTLELIRLPNLKGWWREIVNSGKEVDHSSFASNANEVKHTSFPYLPSLSSLYIECCPKLSCMPLYPHLEGELHLGNTSSKPLEDTLRMLMLRSNVGSLFPTRSSLSPLSMLERLDLINIDDLECLPDCFKSLTSLNHLDIIRCFKLKDLCPGILHLSSLRHLQITNCEVLGDMLNSDDYDFMWQAFNERLQSLELWELPSIVVVLPKGIQHLTSLQQLHIKYCDSLTTIPEWIHNLKSLKRFTLDSCPHLTSFPEGIRSLTSLNKLYIHDCPILLKRCKRITGEDWDKISHIQHVLLHPDPNHEENENPLEPQTNGCNLFNKSWLCNTIKRNHG; this is translated from the exons ATGGCGGAGTTCATTCTCTCTCCAATTGCTGACAAAATCATTGGTGGTTTGGGATCTGAAGCTGTGAAACAGATATCTCTTGTTTGGGGTGTGAATGATGAGCTTGAACAACTCACTGAAACCATTTCAACAATCCAAGCTGTGCTTTTGGATGCTGAGAAGAAGCAGAGTCACAACAACCAAGTCAAGAATTGGCTCCAAAGGCTGAACACTGTAGTTCTCAAAGCAGATGACTTGATGGACGAGGTCAACACTCAAGCTTTGCGACACCAACTCATAATGTCTCAAAACCCATTGGCAAACCAG GTGTGCACTTTCTTTTCTGGCTCCAACCAACTTGCTTTTCGGTTCAAGATGAGTAGTAGAATAGAAGGCATCAAGAAAAAACTAGTGGCCATTTCCAATGATAAAAACTTCCTTTTGGAGAAAGGACTTGGAGAGACTCTGAGTTCTATGAGAGTGAGAGAAACTTACTCTCATGTACGTCATGAAGATGTTATCGGGAGGGATGAAGATAGAGCGGTTATTATAAATAAGCTTTTGTTCGAGAGTTGTGAAGAGAGTGTCCCGATGATAGCCATTGTAGGTATTGGTGGGTTAGGAAAAACCACTCTTGCTAAAAGTGTTTTTAATGATGAGCAAGTCCAAAAGCATTTTGAGTTAAAGATTTGGGTGTGTGTATGTGATAATTTTGACTTGAAATCAATTATTAGAAGTATCATTGAGTCTGCCAAAGGTGGTAGCAGTTTTGGAGACCTTGGAATGGAGCTGTTGCTAAAGAAGTTTCGAGAAGTACTTGGTGGGAAGCAATATTTTCTTGTACTAGATGATATATGGGAGGAAAATCGTAATAAGTTGTTGgagttaaaaaatttaataaaaagtgATGGACATGTTGGGAGTCGAGTTTTAGTAACTACTCGTAGTGAAAACATTGCTAAATTTTTAACTACCAAACAACAACCCTATCGACTAGGGGTTCTTGATGAAGTTCAGTCTTGGTCTTTGTTTAAAAGGGTGGCTTTTGAAGATGGATCACAAGAACTGGATAGCTCTAGCATTGTGCAGATTGGAAAGGAGATTGTGAATAGGTGTAAAGGAATTCCTTTGGCCATAAAAACAATAGGAAATTTGTTATATGGTAAACGTTTAGAATTGCAGTGGTCTTCCTTCAACatggaattttcaaaaataactgAGCAAAATGAAGATGATATTTTACCCACCCTTAGATTGAGCTATGACCATCTTGCCTCTCATTTGAAACTTTGCTTTGCCTATTGTAGTTTATTTCCTAAAGACTATCAAATTGAGGTGAAAACTTTAGTTAACCTTTGGATGGCACAAGGATTTCTTAAGTTGTCGCTTCCAAGTCGAAATAAATGTTTAGAGGATGCAGGTTATGAATGGTTTTTGAATTTATTGGAAGGATCATTCTTTCAAGATGTTGTGGTAGATGAATGTGGCATTATTACAACATGCAAAATGCATGATTTGATGCATGATCTTGCAGTTCAAGTAGCAGGAGAGGAATGTATCACTTTTGTTATTTCAAATGGTCAAGGAAATATCAAGGAAGCTACTCATCATGTGTCCTTTGCAAGTGATACTTACTCAGGAAGGGAAATTTCAGCTTCGTTGGCGTATGCCAAAAATGTTCGAActcttttgaaatttttcttttcaaaggaCCAGGCATTTTGTGATGCAATAATATCAAATTGTAAATTTCTACGTTGTTTGGATTTGAAACGTTCAAGTATGAAGTTAGTGTCAAATTCTATTGGCAAGTTGATACACTTGAGATATTTAGACCTCTCACGTAATTCTTATCTCAAGTCACTTCCCAATTCAATTACGAATTTGGTGAATTTGCAAACATTTAAGCTCAATTATTGCTCAAATCTCCGAAAACTACCAGGAGATATTGAGAAACTCATAAACCTTAGGCATCTTGAAGTTTCTTATTGTCATGATTTGAATTCTTTGCCAAGTGGACTTGGTAAGTTGAAACAATTGAGATACTTGGATCTTTCTAGTAATAGTGGTTTATTGTCCCTACCAGATTCAACTAATGATTTGTTGAATTTGCAGACACTGATATTGAATCGTTGCTCAAAACTTCAAGAGTTGCCTAGATATATTGAGAAACTCATCAACCTCAAACATCTTGAAATTTATGATTGTGATAGATTGGAGTATATGCCATGTGGGCTAGGCCAGCTAACTAATCTTCAGAGATTATCAAAGTATGTGTTGATGAAAAGCGAAAATTCTATCCCAAGACATGGTGGTGAACTAAAGGAATTGATGAGATTGAACAACTTGAGAGGCAGATTGGAAGttataaatttgagttgtaagaaAGACGTAGCAACAAAGTATGAGAGAGCGAAATTGAAGGATAAACAATATCTTCGATCATTGATATTGGTGTGGGATTCTAATGTTGAAATTGATGAAACTGAGGCTATTGTGGGTTATGAAATGTCAATAGAAGGTCTTCAGCCGCACCAAAATATTCTAGAACTAATGCTAGTAAACTATGGGGGTGTTAAGCTCTCCAACTGGCTCTCGTCGCATACAAACCTAGAGAAGCTAACTTTGAAAGATTGTGAAAATTGTCGGTATCTCGTTCCATTGGAGCAATTACAATGTTTGAAGCATTTGAAACTTGAGAACTTGTTATCTTTAGAGTACATATCCAACATTAATATGAGTGAAGGCTTGCTTGGttcaacaacaacattattGCAATCTTTGCAGACACTTGAGTTGATACGTTTGCCTAATCTAAAGGGATGGTGGAGAGAGATTGTAAATAGTGGTAAAGAAGTTGATCATTCTTCTTTTGCTTCAAATGCAAATGAAGTCAAACACACCTCCTTTCCTTATCTCCCTTCACTTTCTTCATTGTATATAGAATGTTGTCCTAAGCTGTCTTGTATGCCACTTTACCCACATTTGGAAGGAGAATTGCATCTGGGCAACACTAGCTCAAAGCCATTAGAAGATACATTAAGAATGCTAATGTTGAGAAGTAATGTTGGATCTTTATTCCCAACAAGGTCTTCTCTCTCACCTCTCTCCATGTTGGAAAGGCTAGATCTGATAAACATTGATGATCTAGAATGTCTTCCAGACTGCTTCAAGAGCCTTACTTCTCTCAATCACTTGGATATTATTCGTTGCTTTAAATTGAAGGATTTGTGTCCAGGCATTCTACATCTCTCATCACTTCGACATCTACAGATTACAAATTGCGAGGTGTTAGGAGACATGCTTAATAGCGATGATTACGACTTTATGTGGCAAGCCTTTAATGAAAGACTCCAATCATTAGAACTATGGGAGTTGCCAAGTATAGTAGTTGTTCTTCCTAAGGGTATCCAACATCTTACAAGCCTGCAACAACTTCATATCAAATATTGTGATAGTTTGACAACAATTCCAGAGTGGATTCACAACCTCAAATCACTTAAGAGATTTACGTTAGACTCCTGTCCTCATTTGACATCATTCCCTGAAGGAATTCGAAGTCTCACCTCTTTGAACAAGTTATATATTCATGACTGTCCCATTTTATTGAAAAGATGCAAAAGGATTACAGGTGAAGATTGGGATAAGATTTCTCATATACAACATGTGTTGTTACATCCAGATCCTAACCATGAAGAAAATGAG AATCCATTAGAACCCCAAACAAATGGATGCAATCTCTTCAACAAGTCTTGGCTCTGCAATACTATTAAAAGAAATCATGGATAG